In one window of Flavobacterium ginsengisoli DNA:
- a CDS encoding glycosyltransferase, whose amino-acid sequence MDVNPSFKNSTFIAVGRFVNKKAPYYTILAFNKVLNKFPDAKLVIGGDGVLYETCVNLIRYLKIDNNVSLPGIIGREDFLGYLEDSLAFVQHSITAISGDQEGTPVAILEASAAGLPVISTQHAGIPDVIIDGKTGFLVEEHDVEMMAEKDDIFSRK is encoded by the coding sequence TTGGATGTTAATCCCTCATTTAAAAACTCAACTTTTATAGCTGTAGGGCGTTTTGTAAATAAGAAGGCTCCGTATTATACTATTTTGGCCTTTAATAAAGTTTTGAATAAATTTCCAGATGCAAAATTAGTTATTGGTGGAGACGGAGTATTGTACGAAACCTGTGTAAATTTAATACGTTATTTAAAAATAGATAATAATGTATCGTTGCCTGGAATAATTGGAAGAGAAGATTTTCTTGGATATTTAGAAGACTCTTTAGCTTTTGTTCAACATTCAATAACTGCAATTTCTGGAGATCAGGAAGGTACACCTGTCGCAATTTTAGAGGCTTCCGCTGCAGGATTGCCTGTTATTTCAACCCAACATGCTGGCATTCCTGATGTCATCATTGATGGCAAAACCGGTTTTTTAGTAGAAGAGCATGATGTAGAAATGATGGCAGAAAAAGATGATATTTTTTCTAGAAAATAG
- a CDS encoding glycosyltransferase family 2 protein: MITIIFPYRNRESVRVKRSLDSLREQTNSDFEVVFVDYGSNSVSASNIKDLVANYKFVKYIYNYSEFQPWSRAKAINIGLKNATTEYIFTADVDMIFNPNFVCKLHELKNPLKGYYFKVGFLNEKESESDKKFQDLEIDFSSGVGAQGLSLFHLNSLKEVRGYDEFLHFWGAEDIDIHNRLEKNGVESIFYSEEILMLHQWHTSYRKEEKNAYKRFATDRYYKNKSSKTVSKYRK; this comes from the coding sequence ATGATAACAATAATTTTTCCTTATCGCAATAGAGAATCCGTCCGGGTTAAACGCTCTTTAGATTCGCTGAGGGAACAGACAAATTCTGATTTTGAAGTTGTTTTTGTAGACTATGGCTCAAATTCAGTTTCAGCATCCAATATTAAAGACTTGGTGGCTAATTATAAATTTGTAAAATATATTTATAATTATTCAGAATTTCAGCCTTGGTCAAGAGCTAAAGCAATTAACATTGGACTAAAAAATGCTACCACAGAGTACATATTTACAGCTGATGTTGATATGATTTTTAATCCAAATTTTGTTTGTAAACTTCATGAATTAAAAAATCCACTTAAAGGCTATTATTTTAAAGTTGGTTTTTTGAATGAAAAAGAATCAGAGTCTGATAAGAAATTTCAAGATCTTGAAATTGATTTTAGCAGTGGAGTTGGCGCGCAAGGATTATCATTATTTCATCTTAATAGTTTGAAAGAAGTAAGAGGATATGATGAGTTTTTGCATTTTTGGGGAGCTGAAGATATCGATATTCATAATCGATTAGAAAAAAATGGGGTCGAAAGTATTTTTTATTCAGAAGAAATTTTAATGCTCCATCAATGGCATACTAGCTATAGAAAAGAAGAAAAAAATGCTTACAAAAGATTTGCAACTGACAGATATTATAAAAATAAATCATCAAAAACTGTTAGCAAATACAGAAAATAG
- a CDS encoding glycosyltransferase family 2 protein codes for MNEPKVSVIIPTYNRAHIISETLDSILNQTYQNWECIIVDDGSNDNTENIINKYLKNDNRFKFYRRPDDRLKGANACRNYGIENSCGTYIMFLDSDDICESFCLEERAGIVANDLSIDLLIRDGAFLIDEVKQSYSINKDPELKNNENYLMMFLSYNTPWQTTAVLYKKSSIRNCWFDEKLKRFQDLSFNIRVLSQPKELKIHRDYKIDNYYRQDDEKVVKNNFIGNMYESFVVFHQVHINLFENKIYKGDFRRFNCKIIYQFVIPYFYQNRKASNRFLFWTVKSNIYSLSQKLTLIILLIVLNTSLYKIKGIGMYQLRNKIKSFAN; via the coding sequence ATGAATGAGCCTAAAGTTTCTGTAATAATTCCAACATATAATCGTGCACACATTATTAGTGAGACGCTAGATAGTATACTAAACCAAACTTATCAAAATTGGGAATGTATTATTGTCGATGATGGTTCAAATGACAATACAGAAAACATAATAAATAAATATTTAAAAAACGATAATCGTTTTAAGTTTTACCGCCGTCCAGATGATCGTTTAAAGGGGGCGAATGCGTGCAGAAATTATGGAATTGAAAATAGTTGTGGTACATATATAATGTTTTTAGATTCAGATGATATTTGTGAGTCTTTTTGTTTAGAAGAAAGAGCAGGTATAGTAGCAAATGATCTTTCTATAGATTTATTAATTAGAGATGGAGCCTTTCTTATTGATGAAGTAAAACAGTCATATTCCATTAACAAAGATCCAGAACTAAAAAATAATGAAAATTATTTAATGATGTTTTTAAGCTATAATACTCCTTGGCAAACTACTGCAGTTCTGTATAAAAAAAGTAGTATAAGGAATTGTTGGTTTGATGAAAAATTAAAGCGTTTTCAGGATTTAAGTTTTAATATTAGAGTACTTTCGCAACCTAAAGAATTAAAGATACATAGGGATTATAAAATCGATAATTATTATCGACAGGATGATGAAAAGGTTGTAAAGAACAATTTTATTGGTAATATGTATGAATCTTTTGTTGTTTTTCATCAAGTCCATATTAATTTGTTTGAAAATAAAATTTACAAAGGAGACTTTAGAAGATTTAATTGTAAAATCATTTATCAATTTGTAATACCATATTTCTATCAAAATAGAAAAGCATCAAATCGATTTCTTTTTTGGACAGTAAAATCCAATATATATTCTTTATCACAAAAATTGACATTGATTATTTTGTTGATTGTTCTCAATACAAGTTTATATAAAATAAAAGGTATAGGAATGTACCAATTACGAAATAAGATAAAAAGCTTCGCTAATTAA
- a CDS encoding glycosyltransferase family 2 protein: MSNKTLISVIVPCYKQSHFLDENLQSVLDQTFEDWECIIVNDGSPDETEEIAQEWCRKDDRFKYLKKENGGLPSARNAGIAISKGKYILPLDSDDKIHLSYLEKICKAFSDNPDIKMVTSRIQLFGVSNEEMKLPDYSYRKILVQNCFAHCSAFKKDSWEEVNGYDENMKSFEDWEFWIRILDENSKVFKIPELMFIYRKHLEGSMTNKFVTNPDFYFGLYDYVYEKHKDIYKKYFSNPIIAYNENLILEEFNKKIKRHFLFKLYVKIKKML; the protein is encoded by the coding sequence ATGTCGAATAAAACTTTAATCTCTGTCATTGTTCCTTGTTATAAACAATCTCACTTTTTAGATGAAAATTTACAATCGGTTTTAGATCAGACTTTTGAGGATTGGGAATGCATTATTGTTAATGATGGAAGCCCAGATGAAACCGAGGAAATAGCTCAAGAATGGTGTAGAAAAGATGATCGTTTTAAATATTTAAAAAAAGAAAATGGAGGCTTGCCAAGTGCAAGAAATGCAGGAATTGCAATTAGTAAAGGAAAATATATTTTACCTCTAGATTCAGATGATAAAATTCATTTGAGCTATCTTGAAAAGATATGTAAAGCTTTTTCTGATAATCCGGACATAAAAATGGTGACCTCTAGAATTCAATTATTTGGAGTTAGTAACGAGGAGATGAAATTGCCAGATTATAGCTATAGAAAAATATTAGTTCAAAATTGTTTTGCGCATTGTTCCGCTTTTAAGAAAGATTCTTGGGAAGAAGTTAATGGTTATGATGAAAACATGAAATCTTTTGAAGATTGGGAATTCTGGATTAGGATACTAGATGAAAACAGTAAAGTCTTTAAAATTCCTGAGTTAATGTTTATTTATAGAAAACACCTTGAAGGAAGTATGACTAATAAATTTGTAACCAATCCAGATTTTTATTTCGGACTTTATGATTATGTGTATGAGAAACATAAAGACATTTATAAAAAATATTTTTCAAATCCAATTATAGCATATAATGAGAATTTAATTTTAGAGGAGTTTAATAAAAAAATCAAAAGACATTTTCTCTTCAAATTGTATGTTAAAATAAAAAAAATGCTATGA
- a CDS encoding glycosyltransferase — MISVVIRNKNQEKALEFLLKNLKERYFQDINEIIVLDNLSTDRSKDIASKFNAKFVSIEKFSYGGSANLGALSASNNIVVIFSAHSYPVSPDFFKVIKEKFDNNKNLAGLRCLHSSNDFKNYILGIDAKTDPNKSGVIFSGSAFSRKVWEVIPFNDQVPTFEDKDWTLRVLKAGYDIEFAPVVFSYEIKRTLTQEYFRFKNDVLGNYQIWHVEPSMMSIIKGFIMSLFKVCKNPFIQIYYIFKRFFFMIKFKIVKPQKFDY, encoded by the coding sequence ATGATTAGTGTTGTAATTAGAAATAAAAATCAAGAAAAAGCATTAGAATTTTTATTGAAAAATTTAAAAGAACGCTATTTTCAAGATATAAATGAGATTATTGTATTAGATAATCTATCTACAGATAGAAGTAAAGATATAGCAAGTAAATTTAATGCTAAATTTGTTTCCATAGAAAAATTCAGTTATGGAGGCAGTGCAAATTTAGGTGCCTTGTCTGCATCAAATAATATTGTTGTTATTTTCAGTGCACATTCTTACCCTGTTAGTCCAGATTTCTTTAAAGTGATTAAAGAAAAGTTTGATAATAATAAGAACTTAGCAGGTCTTCGTTGTTTGCATTCTTCAAATGATTTCAAAAATTATATTCTTGGAATCGATGCGAAGACTGATCCTAATAAATCAGGAGTTATTTTTTCAGGATCAGCTTTTAGTCGTAAAGTATGGGAAGTTATTCCATTTAATGATCAAGTTCCTACTTTTGAAGATAAAGATTGGACTCTTAGAGTTTTAAAAGCGGGTTACGATATAGAATTTGCACCAGTTGTTTTTAGCTATGAAATAAAAAGAACACTGACACAAGAATATTTTAGATTTAAAAATGATGTATTAGGAAATTATCAAATATGGCATGTCGAACCTAGTATGATGTCTATCATTAAAGGTTTTATTATGTCGTTGTTTAAGGTTTGTAAAAATCCATTTATTCAGATTTATTATATTTTTAAGAGATTCTTTTTTATGATAAAGTTTAAAATTGTCAAACCGCAAAAATTTGATTATTAA
- a CDS encoding glycosyltransferase produces the protein MRIGENPTRDRLIEKSDSSHRIIIPLYIPHEKDYYKDAFKIFKLCVSSIMKTSSSIVKISVVSNGCSDSINERLLDIAKQGLIDELTIEKGAIGKVNSILKALRTAQERLITVTDADVLFVNGWEEGVLEVFNAFPKAGSVSPVPVFRTHLRLTSNIWLRNFFLRNYILEQLKTLKGLLHLQKVLGGQI, from the coding sequence ATGAGAATTGGCGAAAACCCTACAAGAGATAGATTAATAGAAAAAAGTGATTCTTCGCACCGAATTATCATTCCTTTATATATACCCCATGAAAAGGATTACTATAAGGATGCATTTAAAATTTTTAAATTATGTGTCTCATCTATAATGAAGACAAGTAGTTCGATAGTAAAGATCTCGGTAGTAAGCAATGGATGTAGCGATTCTATTAACGAAAGGCTATTGGATATAGCTAAACAAGGTTTAATAGATGAGCTTACTATTGAAAAAGGGGCAATTGGAAAAGTAAATAGTATTTTAAAAGCATTAAGAACTGCTCAAGAACGCTTAATTACTGTTACTGATGCAGATGTATTATTTGTCAATGGATGGGAAGAAGGAGTTTTAGAGGTTTTCAATGCTTTCCCTAAAGCCGGATCAGTAAGTCCTGTGCCAGTTTTTAGAACACATTTAAGACTAACAAGTAATATATGGTTGAGGAATTTTTTTCTAAGAAATTATATTTTAGAGCAGTTAAAAACCCTGAAGGGCTTACTGCATTTGCAAAAAGTATTGGGTGGCCAGATTTAG
- a CDS encoding acylneuraminate cytidylyltransferase: MKKTAIIPLRKNSKGIPGKNKKKMLGRPLFSWVLTEAIFSELDEVYVFTDDQDIIDYIKREYFWTPKVKTLLRNDENASDTASTESAMLEFATLVKNDFDVLCLLQATSPMTKAQDINTALNEILINKKESALTVVNTHRFIWNSNGTPSNYDVFKRPRRQDFDGLLIENGAVYVTTKDAFLNSKNRVSGSIGLVKMAEESLVEIDSLSDWDIIEKLLGDRQKKQKLHQRIDYLVLDVDGVFTDGCVYYDANGEMAKKFDMRDGMGLEILRQNNVEVVVMTSENSELVAQRMKKLQIKHIFLGVKDKFSFLTHFLSERNSSFGAVSYVGDDVNDLTNICSVGWSFAPADATDIVKANADYVLTHQSGGGAIRETCEILLKYNKRYEGI, translated from the coding sequence ATGAAAAAAACCGCTATAATTCCACTTCGTAAAAATTCAAAAGGAATTCCAGGGAAAAATAAAAAGAAAATGCTTGGAAGACCACTTTTTTCATGGGTTTTAACAGAAGCTATTTTCTCAGAATTAGATGAGGTTTATGTTTTTACAGACGATCAAGATATTATTGATTATATCAAGAGAGAATATTTTTGGACTCCAAAAGTAAAGACGCTCTTAAGGAATGACGAGAATGCTTCTGACACCGCATCTACAGAAAGCGCCATGCTGGAATTTGCAACATTGGTAAAAAACGATTTTGATGTGCTGTGCTTATTGCAGGCAACTTCTCCAATGACAAAAGCCCAAGATATTAATACTGCATTAAACGAAATCCTTATCAATAAAAAAGAATCGGCTTTGACTGTTGTCAATACACATCGTTTTATTTGGAATTCAAATGGAACTCCAAGTAATTATGATGTTTTTAAAAGACCAAGACGCCAAGATTTTGATGGATTATTGATTGAAAATGGAGCTGTTTATGTTACCACAAAAGACGCTTTCTTAAATTCGAAAAATAGAGTAAGCGGTTCTATTGGCTTGGTAAAAATGGCAGAAGAATCTCTTGTAGAAATTGATAGTTTATCTGATTGGGATATTATTGAAAAACTTTTAGGAGATCGTCAGAAAAAACAAAAATTGCACCAAAGAATAGATTATTTAGTTTTAGATGTCGATGGAGTTTTTACAGATGGATGCGTCTATTATGATGCCAATGGCGAAATGGCTAAAAAGTTTGACATGCGCGACGGAATGGGCTTGGAAATTTTAAGACAGAATAATGTTGAAGTTGTAGTTATGACTTCAGAAAATTCTGAATTAGTGGCGCAGAGAATGAAGAAATTGCAGATTAAACATATATTTTTAGGAGTAAAAGATAAATTTTCCTTTTTAACACATTTTCTTTCAGAGAGAAATAGTAGTTTTGGCGCCGTTTCCTACGTGGGTGATGACGTAAATGATTTGACTAATATTTGCAGTGTTGGATGGTCTTTCGCACCAGCTGATGCAACAGATATTGTAAAAGCAAATGCAGATTATGTTTTAACACACCAATCTGGAGGTGGAGCAATACGAGAAACTTGTGAAATTTTATTAAAGTACAATAAACGTTATGAAGGAATTTAA